The sequence CTACCTGGTGACGGACCCGGCGGTGGTGCCCGGGGTGGCCAAGCTCGGGCCGGACGCCCTCGCGTCCGACCTGGCCACCTTCGCCGGAGCGCTGCGCAGCCGCCGGGGACAGGTCAAGGGGGTGCTCACCGACCAGGCGGTGCTCGCCGGGGTGGGCAACGCGTACTCGGACGAGATCCTGCACGCGGCGAAGCTGTCGCCGTTCGCGCTGACCGACCGGCTGACCGACGACCAGATGGCGACCCTGTACGCCGCGACCCGCCGGGTGCTCGGCGACGCGGTGACCCGGTCGCTGGGGCAGCGGGCCGCGGAGCTGAAGGGCGAGAAACGCTCGGGGCTGAAGGTGCACGCCCGCACCGGCCTGCCCTGCCCGGTCTGTGGGGACACCGTCCGGGAGGTCTCGTTCGCCGACTCCAGCCTCCAGTACTGCCCGACCTGTCAGACCGGGGGCAAGCCGCTTGCTGACCGACGGTTGTCCAGACTCGTACGGTGAGTAACATCATTCGACGACTACGGAGCGGAATCGGACGAGGCGTACGCAACCACCGGTCCGGCGCTCTACCGGGGCTGCCATCCATCGGTATAGTGGCCCGGTCCCCGGCTTCGGAACGGCGTGGAGCCGGCCAGATTCCAGGCGGGAACAGGACCGCCGCACAATGTCACCCGGGTCGGCGACGGAACGGAACTCGCGTGGGAAACTGGAACGGTGGGCGATCCGAGCCGTCACGGGGAGTGAACGGCGCGGATCATGCGGGAGGACATGAGTGAGGTGACGACCAGCCTCCAGCGCCCGGTGACCAACGAAGGCCGGAGCGAACTCGTGCGGCACGTCGACAGCTTCGAGATCCAGCCGCCGAACCCGCCGTCCACAAACGGCGTACCACGGTCGGCGTGGGCCAGGGCCCGGCGGCGCGTCTCCCGCTGGCACCGCCCCTACACGGCGATCCTGCTGCTGCTCGACTTCGCCGCCGCGGCCTTCGCCAGCTTCACCGCGATCCGCACCTTCGACCAGGCCACGGCCGGCTTCCACCAAGCTCAGAACGACCCGACCTGGTTCTTCACCGTGGCGTTCCTGCTGCTGCCGATGGGCTGGCTGGTCATCCTCTGGTTCAGCGGCGCCTACGACCGCCGCTGCCTCGGGCTCGGGCCGGACGAGTTCAAGCGGGTGATCCGGGCCGGGGTGACGGTCTGCGCGGCGGTGTCGTTCATCGCCTTCGCCACCAAGACCGACCTGTCCCGGTTCACCGTCGGCACCGCGCTGCTGCTGGCCCTGCTGCTGATCCTGCTGGGCCGGATCCTGGCCCGCTTCGTGCTGCACACCGTGCGGCGCAACATCCAGCAGGCGGCGCACCGGATGGTGCTGGTCGGCACCCTGCCCGAGTGCCTGGAGGTCTACACCGCGGTCACCCGTACACCCGCCGCCGGGCTGGTCCCGGTCGCCATCCACATCACGGACGGTTACGCGGCGGCCAAGGGAGTGCAGACCCCGGTCCCGGTGTACGCGGGCCGCGACGTGCTGGCCCTGGTGCGCGAGGTCGGCGCCGACACCATCGCGGTCTGTGGCTCGGCCAGCGCGGAGCCCGGCGAGTTGCGCCGGCTCGCCTGGCAGCTGGAGGGCTCGGGCGTCGACCTGGTGGTGGCCCCGCAGCTGACCGACATCGCCGGCCCCCGGGTGCACATCCGCCCGATCGAGGGCCTGCCGCTGCTGCACGTCGAGGAGCCCACCCTGTCCGGGCCGGCGCTGCTGGCCAAAAACATGCTGGACCGGGTCGCCGCCGGGCTGGGCCTGCTCATGCTGCTGCCGGTCTTCGCCGCCGTCGCGATCGCGATCCGGATCTCCGACCCGGGTCCGGTCTTCTTCCGCCAGCCACGGGTGGGGCACGAGGGGCGGACGTTCCGGGTGTGGAAGTTCCGCACCATGTACGTCGACGCCGAGGACCGGCTGGCCAGCCTGGTCGACCGGAACGAGACCGACGGGATGCTGTTCAAGATGAAGCAGGATCCGCGGGTCTTCCCGGTGGGCCGCATCCTGCGCGCGTCGTCGATGGACGAGCTGCCCCAGCTGATCAACGTGCTCAAGGGTGAGATGTCCCTGGTCGGGCCGCGTCCGCTGCCCGCCGACGACGGCGACTTCCTAGGCGATGTGCGGCGGCGCCTGCTGGTCCGTCCCGGTATGACCGGGTTGTGGCAAGTATCGGGCCGTTCCGACCTGTCCTGGGACGAGGCGGTCCGGCTGGACCTCTACTACGTCGACAACTGGTCGCTGGCGTACGACCTGAGCATCCTGTGGCGCACGGTCGGCGTGGTGGTGGCGCGCAAGGGCGCGTACTGACCCCCAACCCTTTCCCACAGCCGCCGTAACCAGCAGGATCGTCGACGTGGGTGGCAACCTCTCCGCCGTCGTCGGAGTCTTCTCGCTGGTCACCGTGCTGGCTGGGGCGCTGTTCGCCGTCGGCCGGCTGCGGGGGCGGCGCGGCATCGCCACGGCCGGGCAGCGGGCCACCTACGAGGTGCTGCACACCGCCGGGCTGGCCGCCGAGCCGCTGCGGGCCGGGCTGAACCCGGCCGCCGCGGCGAAGGCCGCCCGCCACCTGCGCACCCTGGTCGGCGCGGACGGGCTGGCGTTGACCGACGCCGACGAACTGCTCGCCCTCGACGGGCGCGGCGCGCACCACGGTGAGCAGTTGCGCGCGGCGGCCCGGCGGGTGGTCGACTCGGAGCGTTCCACCGTGCTCGGCGAGTCGGAGCTGACCTGCGACCGGGTCGACTGCCCGGTCCGGGGCGCGGTGGTGGCCCCGCTGGGCGGCGCGGAGGGGCGGATCGTCGGCGCGCTGGTCGCCATCACCGACGGCGCACCGGCTCCGGGCCTGGTGCAGGCCACCCTGGAGACGGCGCACTGGGCCGGCAGCCAGCTCGCCCTGGCCGAGCTGGACTCGTCCCGGGAGCGGCTGGCCCGGGCCGAAGTGCGCGCACTGCGCGCCCAGATCAGCCCGCATTTCATCTACAACGCCCTGACCGCGATCGGCTCGTTCGTCCGCACCGACCCGGAGCGGGCCCGGGAACTGATCCTGGAGTTCGCCGAGTTCACCCGCTACTCGTTCCGGGCACACGGTGAGTTCACCACGCTGGCCGAGGAACTGCGGTCGATCGACCGCTACCTGACCATCGAGCGGGCCAGGTTCGGCGACCGCCTCCAGGTGCGGCTCCAGATCGCCCCCGAGGTGCTGCCGGTGACCCTGCCGTTCCTCTGCCTCCAGCCACTCGTCGAGAACGCCGTCCGCCACGGCTTGTCGCGCAAGTCGGGCACGGGCATGGTGAGCATCGAGGCCCGGGACGCGGGCGCCGAATGCCACATCACGGTGGAGGACGACGGAGTGGGGATGGATCCGGCCACGCTGACCGCAGGGATCATCGAGCTTGCCGGGCCGGCCGGCGACCCGAGCGACGATCCGGGGCAGCACGTCGGCCTGTCCAACGTCGACGAGCGGCTCCGGTCGGTCTTCGGAGACGGTTTCGGCCTGGTCGTCGAGACCGGTCTGGGAACGGGCACGAAGGTGAGCATGCGGGTGCCGAAGTTCCACCCCGGCGTACGGGCGGGTTCATGACCGGCTCCGGCGGCATGGCCGCGCCGGGCTTCCTCCGGGTGCTGGCGGTGGACGACGAGCCACCGGCGCTGGACGAGCTGGCGTACCACCTGCGTGCCGATCCCCGGGTGGCCCGGCTGCACACGGCCGGCGACGCCACCGAGGCGCTGCGGGTTCTCCGCGACGACGACGTGGATGTGGTCTTCCTCGACATCCGGATGCCCGGCCTGGACGGAATGGAGCTGGCCCGGGTGTTACGCCGCTTCGCCCGGCCACCCGCCATCGTCTTCGTGACCGCGTACGACGACGGCGCGGCGGACGCCTTCGACCTGGGCGCCACCGACTACGTACGCAAGCCGGTACGCGCGGAGCGGCTGGCCGAGGCGCTGCGCCGGGTGGTCGGTCCGCGGGTGGTGCCCGCCCACCCGGCCGCGCTGGCCCGGGCCGAGGAGGATCCGACGATCCCGGTCGAGCTGGCCGGCACCACCCGGATGCTGCCCCGTTCGGCCGTGCGCTGGGTGGAGGCGCAGGGCGACTACGCGCGGCTGCACACCGCGGAGGGATCGCACCTGGTGCGGGTCTCGCTGGCGACGCTCGCCGAACGGTGGGCCGACGCGGGATTCGTCCGGATCCACCGGTCGTACCTGGTGCAGCTGCGGCTGATCGCCGAGCTACGACTGGTCAACTCCGGGTACGTGGTGGTGGTCGACGGCACGGAACTGCCGGTGAGCCGCCGGCACACCCGGGAGCTCAAGGACAAGCTGGTGCGAGCTGCCAAGCAGGAGTGGAGCCGCTGACCGGGCACCGGTGTCCACCGACTTGTCCACAGGCCCGAAGCGTTGTCCACAGGTTGTCCACCGCGCTCTTGACATTCCGGTCGGGCGGACGAGACTGCCGGGATGGCCGCCGAGGAACCAGCGCCGGCACCCCGCCGACCCGAACCGTTCCGGGCCGCCGATGAGCCCGCGAGGCCGGCACCGCCCGCACGTACCCGAGTGGTGCTCGCCGAGGCGTCCCGCCGGCAGCACCGGGCGGCGGGGCGCGCACCGAGCTGACCCAGCAGACCCGGGTCGGCGAGGCGCTCGTCCGTGGCCTGGTCCGGGCGCAGCTGGCCCTGGCCCTGCAACTGTCGGCGGTGGTGCTGGTCGGGCTGGGCGGGCTGCCCTGGCTGTTCGCCATCGCCCCCTCGGTGGGCCGGATGACCGTGCTCGGGGTCAACCTGCCGTGGCTGCTGCTCGGGGTGCTCTCCTTCCCGTTCCTGGTCGCCGTCGGCTGGACGTACGTGCGGCTGGCCGAACGAAACGAGCAGGACTTCACCGACCTCATCCAGCGGCCGGAGCGCTGAGGTGGGCAACGGCCTCGTCGTACCGGCGATCGTGGCGGTCACCCTGGTCACCCTCGCGATCGGCTTCTACGGGCTGCGGCTGGCCCGCACCACCTCCGACTTCCTGGTCGCCTCCCGGGTGGTCAGCCCGACCTGGAACGCCGCCGCGATCGGTGGCGAGTACCTCTCGGCGGCGAGCTTCCTCGGTGTGGCCGGGCTGATCCTCAAGTACGGCGTGGACGTGCTCTGGTATCCGGTCGGCTTCGCCGCCGGCTACCTGGCCCTGCTGCTGTTCGTGGCCGCGCCGCTGCGCCGCTCCGGCGCGTTCACCCTGCCCGACTTCTGCGAGCTGCGGCTGGGCTCCCGGCGGCTGCGGACCCTGGCCACCGTCTTCGTGATCTTCATCGGCTGGCTCTACCTGGTGCCGCAGCTTCAGGGCGCCGGGCTGACGCTGGCCACCCTGGCCGGCGCGCCGTACCCGGTGGGTGCCCTGCTGGTGGCCGCGGTGGTCACCGCCAACGTGGCGCTGGGCGGGATGCGGGCGGTCACCTTCGTGCAGGCGTTCCAGTACTGGCTGAAGCTGACCGCGCTCGCCGTACCCGCGATCTTCCTCGCCCTGCAGTGGCAGGCCGACAGCCGACCGGCGGTGACCCCGCCCGACGGGCCCACGTTCCGGACGGCGACCACCGTCGTGGTCGAGCACCGCGCCGTCCTCACCCTGCCCGACGGGCAGACCCTGGAGGTACGCCCCGGCGACGAGCTGAGCTTCGCCGAGGGCGAACCGGTGCCCGAGGTGTCCGGAGTGGCCACCAGGGCCGGCGACTGGCTGCTGCCCAGCACCGCCGGCTCCGACGACCGGGGGCTGTTCGCCACGTACTCGCTGATCCTGGCCACCTTCCTCGGCACCATGGGCCTGCCGCACGTACTCGTCCGCTTCTACACCAACCCCGACGGCGCGGCGGCCCGCCGCACCACCCTGGTGGTGCTGGCCCTGGTCGGGGTCTTCTACCTGCTGCCCACGATCTACGGCGTGCTGGGCCGGATCTACACCCCACAGCTGCTGGTCAGCGGTCAGACCGATGCGGTGGTGGTGCTGCTGCCCGAGGCGGCGCTCGGCGCCGGGACCACCGGCCGGCTGCTGGCCGCCCTGGTCGCCGCGGGGGCGTTCGCGGCCTTCCTGTCCACCTCGTCCGGGCTGCTCACCAGCGTCGCCGGGGTGATCTCCACGGACGTGTTGGGCCGCGGCTCGGTCCGCGGCTTCCGGCTGGCCACGTTGATCGCCGGCGTGATACCGACAGTCCTCGCGTTGAACGTCTCCGGGCTGGACGTCTCGCAGGTGGTGGCGCTGGCGTTCGCCGTCGCCGCGTCCAGCTTCTGCCCGCTGCTGGTGCTGGGCATCTGGTGGCGAGGGCTCACCGACGCCGGAGCCGCGGCCGGGATCCTGGTCGGTGGCGGCGCCGCGGTGACGTCGGTGCTGGTCACCGTGCTCGGCCCGCCGCTGACCGGCTGGCCGGCCACCCTCACCGCCCAGCCGGCCGCCTGGACGGTGCCGCTGGCCTTCACGGTGATGTTCGTGGTCTCCCTGGCCACCCGCCGCCGCGCCCCGGCCGACATCGGTCGCACCATGCTCCGGCTGCACGCCCCCGACGCCCTCCGCCTGTGAGGAAGGCCCCCTGCCGGCACCTCGGGCGGGGCGGCCTACGACTCGCGGATGAGTTCCGGATCGTTCCCCGGCGGGGTGGGGCACTGGTCGGGACCGGATACGGTCGGGCGCATGACTGGTGAGCATCCGGCGCTGGCGCTACGCGGCCTGGCCAAGAGCTTCGACGGCAAGGTCGCGGTGGCCGGCGTGGATCTCGACGTCCCGGCCGGCTCGTTCTACGGGCTGCTCGGCCCGAACGGTGCCGGCAAGACCACCACCCTGTCGATGGCGGTCGGGCTACTGCGACCCGACGCCGGGAGCGCCTGGGTGCTCGGGCGGGATGTGTGGACCGATCCGGTCGCCGCGAAGCAGTTGCTCGGTGTCCTGCCGGACGGTGTACGCCTGTTCGACCGGTTGAGCGGCGGCGAGTTGCTCGCGTACCACGGTCTGCTGCGCGGCATGGATCCGGCGGTGGTCGACCAGCGCGCGGCGGAACTACTCGACGTGCTCGCCCTCGCCGACGCCGGCCGCACCCTGGTGGTCGACTACTCGGCGGGCATGAAGAAGAAGATCGGCCTGGCCTGCGCGCTGCTGCACGGCCCCCGGCTGCTGGTGCTGGACGAACCCTTCGAGGCGGTCGACCCGGTCTCGGCGGCGCTCATCCGGGACATCCTCCAGCGGTACGTCACCGGCGGCGGGACGGTGGTCTTCTCCAGCCACGTCATGGAGGTCGTGCAGCGACTCTGCACGCACGTGGCGATCCTCGCCGACGGCACCATCAAGCGGGTCGGCACGCTGGAGCAGGTCCGCGGCGACCGCTCCCTGGAGGAGGTCTTCGTCGAGGTGGTCGGCGGGCGTACGGCCACCGGCGAGGAGCTGGCGTGGCTGTCCCGGTGACCGCACCGGCGACCCCGGTGCGACGTGTCTCGGCGCGGCACTTCGTCCGGCTCAAGCTGCGCGTGATGGGCAACAACTTCCGCGGCCAGGGCTGGCGCGTGGCGCTGTTCCTGGTCGGTTCGCTGTTCGGGCTGTGGTTCGCGGTCGGCGCGTTCTTCGGCCTGGCGGCACCCGGGCTGGCCGGCGACGACCGGTACGCGCTGCTGGTCGCCGCGATCGCGGGCGGGCTGACGGTGCTCGGCTGGCTGCTGCTGCCCCTGGTCTTCTTCGGCGTCGACGAGACGCTCGACCCGGCCCGCTTCGCGCTGCTGCCGCTGCCCCGGCGCGCCCTGGTCACCGGGCTGTTCGCGGCGGCGCTGGTGAGCGTGCCCACGGTCGCCGTGCTGGTGGCGCTCTCCGGCCTGGTGGTCACCGCCGGGGTCTTCGGCGGCTGGTCCGCCGCCGTGGTCGCCGCCGTCGGGGTGGTCGCCGGCCTGCTCCTCTGCGTCGCCGCGGCACGCGCGGTGACCAGTGCCTTCGCCTCCATGCTCCGGTCCCGCCGGGTACGCGACCTGGCCGCCGTCCTGCTCGCCCTGGCTGCCGCGCTACTCGGGCCGCTGCAGATCGCCGGCCTGGCCGCGATCCAGGACGCCGACTGGGACCGGCTCACCGGGGTGGCCACGGTGATCGGCTGGACCCCGTTCGGCGCCCCGTGGACCGCCGGCATCGACATGGCGCAGGGCCGTGTCTGGGCCGCGCCACTGAAGCTTTTGATCACGGCGGTGACGATCGTCGCGCTGCTGGCCTGGTGGTCGCGCTCGCTGGAGTCGGCGATGGTGGGCGCGGCAAGCTCCGGGCCGGCGCGGGCCAGGGCGGGCGTGGCCGGCGGCGTGGTGGCCCAACTCTTCCCCGCGCGGCCGGCTGGCTGCGCCGGGACCGGTTCGGCGCGCTTGTCGCCCGGGAGGCCCGCTACTGGTGGCGGGACGCGCGACGCCGGGCCAACCTGATCACCATCGCGGTGGTCGGCCTCTTCGTGCCGGTGATGGTCAACCTGGGTGGGCAGGGCTTCACGATCGACAGTGAGGGCTTCACCCCGTCCGGCGGTTCGTCGCCCGTGCTGGTCAGCCTGTCCATGCTCTTCGTCGGGCTGCTCGCCGCGGTGACGCTGGCCAACCAGTTCGGCTTCGACGGCAGCGCGTACGCCGCCAACGTGGTGACCGGCGTGACCGGCCGGCTGGAGTTGCATGCCCGGATGGCCGCCTTCTCGCTGTACGTGCTGCCCATGCTGGCGGTGGTCGCCGTGGTGATCGCACTGGTGCTGGGCGAGCCGGCGTGGATCGGATTCATGGCGGGCACGCTGGTCGCCACGTACGGTGCCGGGCTGGCGGTCAACTCCTTCGTCTCGGTGCTCGGCGCGTACTCGTTGCCGGAGACGAGCAACCCGTTCGCCATGAACAGCGGTGCCGGCGTGGTCAAGGGCCTGCTGACCCTGCTCGCCATGCTCGCCACCGCCGCGATCGGCGTACCGATGATCCTCGCCGCCGCGTTGCTCGGCGACACCTGGCTCTGGCTGGGCCTGCCGTTGGGCGTTGCGTACGGCGTCGGCGCGGCACTACTCGGCGCGCACCTGGCCGGCGACGTGCTGGACCGCCGGCAACCCGAACTCCTGGCGTTGATCACCCCACGCCGCTGACGCTGCCGCACGGGGCAGGCCGCCGGGCAGGGACACGGAGGCGGCGGCGCCGGTCAAGGGCGCTGAGATCGACGACGTCTTGACAAGTGCGCTGGGCGCGCGCCCGTGGGCTGGCCGGACGGGTCACAATGTTTCACGTGAATCATGAGCCGGGTGCCCAGATCCACCACACCGACCCGTTCGCCGTGCCGGCAGGTCAGCGATCACCCGTACGCCGGTTTCGGGGGCGGCTCGCCGCGCCGGTCACGCTCTGGACGGCGCCCGGACCCGCCGGCCTGACGGTGTCGTCGATCCTGGTCGCCGACGGCGACCCGGGCCGGCTGCTCGGCCTCATCGACGCGGAGTCGGAGCTGTGGGCTGCGGTGGAGGACGCCGGGGTGTTCGCCGTGACGCCGCTCGGCCCGCCGCACCGGCAGCTCGCCGACCGGTTCGCCGGCCTGTTTCCGTCGCCCGGCGGCCTCTTCGCCACCGGCACCTGGGCCGACACGCCATACGGGCCGGTGCCCGCCGACCCGCCCGCGCCACGCCCGCCGACCCGCCCGGCGCCGCCGCCGCGCCCGCCGACGTCGCTGGCGGCTGGGCCGGCTGCCGCCTCGACGGCGCGCGGGAGTACGGCTGGGGCCTGCTCGTCGAGGCGACCATCGAGCGGGTCGAACTGGCGGACGAGACCGAGCCGCTGCTGCACCACCGGGGCCGCTACCGGGAACTGATCTGACCTCCACTGAGAGATCAAGGCGGGCTCTCCTTATAGGCTGACCAGCATGAAGGTTGAGCAGCGTTACGGCCCCGGTCACCGCGTCCTGGTCACCGGCGGTGCCGGCTTCGTCCCGTCGCACCTGGTGGATTCCCTGATCTCTCGGGGCTGCACGGTCGTCGCGCTCGACAACTTCGTGACCGGGGCGAAGGAGAACATCGCCCATCTGTTCGACACTCCGAACTTCACCCTGGTGGAGGCCGACGTCTCCGACGGGCTGCCCGACCACCCGGCGTTGGCGGAGCGGTTCGACGCGATCCTGCACATGGCCTCCCCGGCCAGCCCGACCGACTTCGAGAAGTTGCCGGTGGAGATCCTGCGGGTGGGCTCGGTGGCCACCCTGCACCTGCTGGAGCGGGCCACCACCGACGGCGCCCGGTTCCTGCTGGCGTCCACCTCCGAGGCGTACGGCGACCCGAAGGAGCACCCGCAGCGGGAGACCTACTGGGGCAACGTCAACCCGGTCGGCATCCGCAGCGTCTACGACGAGGCCAAGCGCTTCGCGGAGGCCGCCACGATGGCGTACCACCGCAGCCGGGGCCTGGACACCGCCATCGTGCGCATCTTCAACACCTACGGTCCGCGGATGCGGCCGGACGACGGCCGCGCCATCCCGACTTTCATCTCCCAGGCGCTGCGCGGTGAGCCGATCACGGTGCACGGCACCGGCAACCAGACCCGCTCGATCTGCTACGTGGCGGATCTCGTCCAGGGCATCCTGCTGCTGTTGGACTCGACCGAGAGCGGCCCGGTGAACTGCGGCACGGAGCACGAGATGAGCATGCGGGAACTGGCCGAGACGATCATTTCGCTCTGCGACAGCAAG is a genomic window of Micromonospora tarapacensis containing:
- a CDS encoding sodium/solute symporter, with amino-acid sequence MGNGLVVPAIVAVTLVTLAIGFYGLRLARTTSDFLVASRVVSPTWNAAAIGGEYLSAASFLGVAGLILKYGVDVLWYPVGFAAGYLALLLFVAAPLRRSGAFTLPDFCELRLGSRRLRTLATVFVIFIGWLYLVPQLQGAGLTLATLAGAPYPVGALLVAAVVTANVALGGMRAVTFVQAFQYWLKLTALAVPAIFLALQWQADSRPAVTPPDGPTFRTATTVVVEHRAVLTLPDGQTLEVRPGDELSFAEGEPVPEVSGVATRAGDWLLPSTAGSDDRGLFATYSLILATFLGTMGLPHVLVRFYTNPDGAAARRTTLVVLALVGVFYLLPTIYGVLGRIYTPQLLVSGQTDAVVVLLPEAALGAGTTGRLLAALVAAGAFAAFLSTSSGLLTSVAGVISTDVLGRGSVRGFRLATLIAGVIPTVLALNVSGLDVSQVVALAFAVAASSFCPLLVLGIWWRGLTDAGAAAGILVGGGAAVTSVLVTVLGPPLTGWPATLTAQPAAWTVPLAFTVMFVVSLATRRRAPADIGRTMLRLHAPDALRL
- a CDS encoding Fpg/Nei family DNA glycosylase encodes the protein MPELPEVEALAGYLRQRAVGRRVDRLEVSAISALKTYDPAPTAVAGRAVTDARRHGKFLDVVFDGGLHLVVHLARAGWLHYREAFASTAPLRPGKGPIALRVRLDDGSGFDLTEAGTQKKLAAYLVTDPAVVPGVAKLGPDALASDLATFAGALRSRRGQVKGVLTDQAVLAGVGNAYSDEILHAAKLSPFALTDRLTDDQMATLYAATRRVLGDAVTRSLGQRAAELKGEKRSGLKVHARTGLPCPVCGDTVREVSFADSSLQYCPTCQTGGKPLADRRLSRLVR
- a CDS encoding sugar transferase is translated as MSEVTTSLQRPVTNEGRSELVRHVDSFEIQPPNPPSTNGVPRSAWARARRRVSRWHRPYTAILLLLDFAAAAFASFTAIRTFDQATAGFHQAQNDPTWFFTVAFLLLPMGWLVILWFSGAYDRRCLGLGPDEFKRVIRAGVTVCAAVSFIAFATKTDLSRFTVGTALLLALLLILLGRILARFVLHTVRRNIQQAAHRMVLVGTLPECLEVYTAVTRTPAAGLVPVAIHITDGYAAAKGVQTPVPVYAGRDVLALVREVGADTIAVCGSASAEPGELRRLAWQLEGSGVDLVVAPQLTDIAGPRVHIRPIEGLPLLHVEEPTLSGPALLAKNMLDRVAAGLGLLMLLPVFAAVAIAIRISDPGPVFFRQPRVGHEGRTFRVWKFRTMYVDAEDRLASLVDRNETDGMLFKMKQDPRVFPVGRILRASSMDELPQLINVLKGEMSLVGPRPLPADDGDFLGDVRRRLLVRPGMTGLWQVSGRSDLSWDEAVRLDLYYVDNWSLAYDLSILWRTVGVVVARKGAY
- a CDS encoding NAD-dependent epimerase/dehydratase family protein gives rise to the protein MKVEQRYGPGHRVLVTGGAGFVPSHLVDSLISRGCTVVALDNFVTGAKENIAHLFDTPNFTLVEADVSDGLPDHPALAERFDAILHMASPASPTDFEKLPVEILRVGSVATLHLLERATTDGARFLLASTSEAYGDPKEHPQRETYWGNVNPVGIRSVYDEAKRFAEAATMAYHRSRGLDTAIVRIFNTYGPRMRPDDGRAIPTFISQALRGEPITVHGTGNQTRSICYVADLVQGILLLLDSTESGPVNCGTEHEMSMRELAETIISLCDSKSEVTYVARGADDPEMRRPDLTLARELLGYEPTVTPEAGLRRTIEHFRGRLA
- a CDS encoding ABC transporter ATP-binding protein produces the protein MTGEHPALALRGLAKSFDGKVAVAGVDLDVPAGSFYGLLGPNGAGKTTTLSMAVGLLRPDAGSAWVLGRDVWTDPVAAKQLLGVLPDGVRLFDRLSGGELLAYHGLLRGMDPAVVDQRAAELLDVLALADAGRTLVVDYSAGMKKKIGLACALLHGPRLLVLDEPFEAVDPVSAALIRDILQRYVTGGGTVVFSSHVMEVVQRLCTHVAILADGTIKRVGTLEQVRGDRSLEEVFVEVVGGRTATGEELAWLSR
- a CDS encoding LytR/AlgR family response regulator transcription factor: MAAPGFLRVLAVDDEPPALDELAYHLRADPRVARLHTAGDATEALRVLRDDDVDVVFLDIRMPGLDGMELARVLRRFARPPAIVFVTAYDDGAADAFDLGATDYVRKPVRAERLAEALRRVVGPRVVPAHPAALARAEEDPTIPVELAGTTRMLPRSAVRWVEAQGDYARLHTAEGSHLVRVSLATLAERWADAGFVRIHRSYLVQLRLIAELRLVNSGYVVVVDGTELPVSRRHTRELKDKLVRAAKQEWSR
- a CDS encoding sensor histidine kinase is translated as MGGNLSAVVGVFSLVTVLAGALFAVGRLRGRRGIATAGQRATYEVLHTAGLAAEPLRAGLNPAAAAKAARHLRTLVGADGLALTDADELLALDGRGAHHGEQLRAAARRVVDSERSTVLGESELTCDRVDCPVRGAVVAPLGGAEGRIVGALVAITDGAPAPGLVQATLETAHWAGSQLALAELDSSRERLARAEVRALRAQISPHFIYNALTAIGSFVRTDPERARELILEFAEFTRYSFRAHGEFTTLAEELRSIDRYLTIERARFGDRLQVRLQIAPEVLPVTLPFLCLQPLVENAVRHGLSRKSGTGMVSIEARDAGAECHITVEDDGVGMDPATLTAGIIELAGPAGDPSDDPGQHVGLSNVDERLRSVFGDGFGLVVETGLGTGTKVSMRVPKFHPGVRAGS